From one Butyricimonas faecihominis genomic stretch:
- a CDS encoding efflux transporter outer membrane subunit, whose protein sequence is MKLAAITRTGSYFLTLFLFTFIPSAGNAGQYLPDQPEKIKPYKKVSEHSNLQQTLPSNDEWWQLFKDPILDTLINKAVIKNYDVRNAIRKIEMAKAKLRVDRSPYYPTIYFSANYAPEKSSLSADKKNIIERNGTATVNLNWELDVFGRIRKESSSQKEFYLAAQEDYRGVMVSLAAQLSTAYINLRSAQKQLEVTRENIESQKKVMELTESRFKLGLASQLDAAQAKSLYLQTKASLPGIESTIAQQINLIGVLIGEHSVAIRDSLLKIRPIPINPRQAANGIPANLIRQRPDVRSAERTIDGLAEAVGASRADWWPKFLVTGFFGYSSENFEQFTNKENMIWQIAPSIKWTIFSGRNLVESKKSAQLQLDEEINSYNQTLLTALQEVDNALVTYNKSLLQISALNDAFQQSQLTLDLAIEQYKNGLASYQTVLSSQISLLNYENSLVEARTASLRYLIELYQALGGGWPVSEF, encoded by the coding sequence ATGAAATTGGCTGCTATCACGAGAACAGGAAGTTATTTCCTAACATTATTCCTATTCACCTTTATCCCTTCGGCCGGAAATGCCGGGCAATATCTACCCGACCAACCGGAAAAGATCAAACCATATAAAAAGGTAAGTGAACATTCGAACCTGCAACAAACCTTACCCTCCAACGATGAATGGTGGCAACTGTTCAAAGATCCGATTCTCGACACGCTGATCAATAAAGCCGTCATCAAAAACTACGATGTGCGAAATGCTATTCGCAAAATAGAGATGGCAAAAGCAAAACTGCGGGTGGATCGCAGTCCCTATTACCCGACCATCTATTTTTCAGCCAATTATGCCCCGGAAAAGAGCAGCCTTAGCGCGGATAAAAAAAATATTATCGAACGGAACGGAACCGCCACCGTCAACCTAAACTGGGAACTCGACGTGTTCGGACGAATCCGGAAAGAGAGTTCTTCTCAGAAAGAATTCTATCTTGCTGCACAAGAAGATTACCGGGGAGTAATGGTATCTCTCGCCGCACAATTATCCACAGCATACATCAACTTGCGGAGCGCCCAGAAACAACTGGAAGTAACCCGTGAAAACATCGAGTCACAAAAGAAGGTTATGGAACTCACCGAATCAAGGTTCAAACTCGGATTAGCCTCCCAACTTGACGCGGCACAAGCCAAGAGCCTCTACCTGCAAACCAAAGCGTCATTACCGGGAATCGAATCGACCATCGCCCAGCAGATCAACCTAATCGGGGTACTTATCGGAGAACATTCGGTTGCCATTCGGGACTCGTTATTAAAAATCCGGCCCATCCCGATCAATCCTCGGCAAGCAGCGAATGGTATTCCCGCCAACCTGATTCGCCAACGTCCTGATGTACGTTCAGCAGAGAGAACGATTGACGGGTTGGCTGAGGCCGTGGGGGCAAGCCGTGCCGACTGGTGGCCCAAGTTCCTCGTGACCGGATTCTTCGGCTACTCGTCCGAAAACTTCGAACAGTTTACGAATAAAGAAAACATGATCTGGCAAATCGCACCCTCTATTAAATGGACGATCTTCAGCGGTAGAAACTTGGTGGAATCCAAGAAATCTGCCCAATTACAACTTGACGAAGAGATCAACTCGTACAATCAAACATTACTGACCGCCTTGCAAGAGGTGGATAACGCGCTGGTAACTTACAACAAATCACTCCTGCAAATATCCGCCTTGAATGACGCATTCCAACAGTCACAATTAACGTTGGACCTCGCGATAGAACAATACAAAAACGGATTGGCCAGTTACCAGACCGTGTTAAGTTCCCAAATCAGTCTTTTGAACTACGAGAATTCCCTTGTGGAAGCCAGAACTGCCTCCCTTCGCTACCTGATAGAACTTTATCAAGCCCTAGGAGGGGGATGGCCAGTAAGTGAATTTTAA
- a CDS encoding efflux RND transporter permease subunit has translation MLSRFFINRPIFATVLSILIVVAGVITLRSLPVEQYPTITPPTVVVEAQYPGANATTIAQMVATPIEQQVNGVEGMLYMSSTSSSAGVYRLTVTFEIGTDLDMATVLVQNRVNMTLSSLPQEVTKIGVTTTKESTNVVMFLSLTSDNPSYDALYLSNYAELNLVNELSRVKGVGSVGEFGAGNYSMRLWLNPDLLTIRGISPQEIISAIESQNIQVAPGAVGAPPLASPVAFQYTLETQGLLVSEEEFGNIIVKTLSDGRYLRLKDVATIELGSQTYSTNALLKGQAVAAIAIYQLPGANALDVAQRIKARVNTLSSYLPEGVHLNITLDTTEFIHASVKEIYKTLGTAFLLVLIVILIFLQNWRAMLIPLIAIPVSLVGTFTFMGLMGFSINTLTLFGLVLAIGLVVDDAIIIVENSYRLIETGKYVDMKSAVTQAMKEVSGAIVGIILVLLAVFIPTAFIGGITGMLYKQFALTIAAATVISGFNALTLSPALCALFLKPAKPSKFFLFKGFNKFFEKTTNGYTWVVQSFIRKSALAILAFLVLAILAFIGFLRLPTTFVPNEDQGYFVVSMQLPDGSSLSRTESASAKAGEILKQIDGVKTYIAINGFSMMDNAQNSNAASIFVMLENWDKRKSKALGVDAITTRFNELAYLEIPEAQSYAVSPPPIPGLGESSGFELMVEDINNYGSTSLQQAVDHLVDAGNGTPGLSMLRSTFSASVPQYYLNIDRDKVELMQIPIGDVFNALSAYIGSIYVNNFVKYGRTFQVKLQGIPDSRRVIDDVLFLNVKNTQGEMVPFSAFTTVEQRLGTELLPKYNTYSAASLSGSAAPGYSSGQALTIMQQVFEQELGNTFGYEWTGLAYQEESAGSTTTMIFILAILVAFLILAAQYESWTSPFAVIMGLPIALLGVVIGYLVMNLPISVYTQIGIILLIALTAKNAILIVEFARDYRAAGKPISEAAIEAGKVRLRPILMTSFAFILGVFPLVISTGAGAASRISLGIAVFAGMLMTSLVGTLFMPNFYYVMQSLQERLTRKKQKS, from the coding sequence ATGTTATCTCGCTTTTTCATCAATCGACCGATATTTGCCACCGTCCTATCTATATTAATCGTGGTTGCAGGTGTGATCACGTTGAGATCATTACCCGTGGAACAATACCCCACGATAACCCCGCCCACGGTAGTCGTGGAGGCTCAATATCCAGGAGCAAATGCCACGACCATCGCACAGATGGTAGCCACCCCGATCGAGCAACAAGTTAATGGGGTCGAAGGAATGCTTTATATGTCATCCACTTCTTCCAGTGCCGGGGTCTATCGGCTTACTGTAACCTTCGAGATCGGTACCGACCTGGACATGGCTACCGTTCTCGTACAGAACCGGGTAAACATGACCCTAAGTTCACTTCCGCAAGAAGTGACAAAAATAGGGGTCACCACCACCAAAGAATCCACCAACGTGGTCATGTTTCTCTCGTTGACCTCCGATAACCCGAGTTATGACGCTCTTTACCTATCCAACTATGCAGAATTGAACCTCGTGAACGAATTATCACGGGTAAAGGGAGTAGGCAGCGTCGGGGAATTCGGGGCAGGAAATTACAGTATGCGTCTCTGGCTGAATCCCGACTTACTGACCATCCGGGGCATCAGTCCGCAAGAGATTATCTCTGCCATCGAAAGCCAAAACATACAGGTAGCACCCGGAGCAGTCGGGGCTCCCCCGCTTGCCAGCCCGGTAGCCTTCCAGTACACGTTGGAAACCCAAGGATTACTAGTCAGTGAAGAAGAATTCGGAAACATCATTGTAAAAACACTTTCCGACGGAAGATACCTACGCCTGAAAGACGTGGCCACAATCGAGCTGGGAAGTCAGACGTACTCGACAAACGCCCTGTTAAAAGGTCAGGCGGTGGCCGCCATAGCCATCTATCAACTTCCGGGAGCAAACGCCCTGGATGTGGCACAACGTATCAAAGCCCGGGTAAACACGTTATCCTCGTATTTACCCGAAGGCGTACACCTGAATATCACGCTCGACACGACCGAATTTATTCACGCATCTGTCAAAGAGATATATAAAACGCTGGGAACGGCTTTTTTACTCGTGTTGATTGTCATTCTGATCTTCTTACAAAACTGGAGAGCCATGCTGATTCCTCTGATCGCCATTCCGGTATCACTTGTCGGAACCTTCACGTTCATGGGTCTTATGGGCTTTTCCATCAATACACTAACCCTTTTCGGGTTGGTGCTGGCCATCGGGTTGGTCGTGGACGACGCAATCATTATTGTCGAGAACAGTTACCGCCTGATCGAGACCGGAAAATATGTGGACATGAAATCTGCCGTCACCCAAGCCATGAAAGAGGTGTCGGGGGCCATCGTGGGCATTATCCTTGTCCTCCTGGCCGTGTTCATCCCGACCGCATTTATTGGCGGGATCACGGGAATGCTTTACAAGCAATTCGCCTTAACCATCGCGGCAGCAACCGTCATCAGCGGGTTCAATGCCCTGACGCTAAGTCCCGCATTATGCGCCCTTTTCCTAAAACCCGCTAAACCATCCAAATTCTTCCTATTCAAGGGATTCAACAAGTTTTTCGAGAAAACCACGAACGGGTACACGTGGGTAGTACAAAGCTTTATCCGAAAATCGGCATTGGCAATTCTGGCATTCTTGGTTCTCGCCATACTGGCATTCATCGGTTTCTTACGACTACCGACAACTTTCGTCCCGAACGAGGATCAAGGATATTTCGTGGTCTCCATGCAACTACCGGACGGTTCATCCCTCTCCCGGACAGAATCCGCATCAGCCAAAGCGGGTGAGATATTAAAGCAAATCGACGGGGTAAAAACCTATATTGCGATCAATGGATTCTCCATGATGGACAACGCCCAAAACTCTAACGCAGCTTCCATCTTCGTCATGCTCGAAAACTGGGACAAGCGAAAAAGCAAAGCCTTGGGAGTAGATGCCATCACGACTCGATTCAATGAACTGGCCTATCTCGAAATCCCGGAGGCACAAAGTTACGCCGTTTCCCCTCCCCCGATCCCCGGCCTAGGAGAAAGTAGCGGGTTCGAACTCATGGTGGAAGACATCAATAACTACGGTTCTACATCCCTGCAACAAGCCGTCGATCATCTGGTTGATGCAGGAAACGGAACTCCCGGTTTGTCCATGCTCCGGTCCACGTTCAGCGCCAGCGTTCCGCAATATTACCTGAACATCGACCGAGACAAGGTTGAATTAATGCAAATCCCGATAGGAGACGTGTTTAACGCTCTCTCGGCATACATCGGCTCCATTTACGTGAATAACTTCGTGAAATACGGCAGGACCTTTCAAGTTAAACTTCAAGGCATTCCCGACAGCCGGAGAGTGATTGACGACGTTTTATTTTTGAATGTCAAGAACACGCAGGGCGAAATGGTTCCCTTCTCTGCCTTCACGACCGTGGAACAACGCCTAGGGACAGAACTTCTCCCCAAGTACAACACCTATTCGGCAGCCTCTCTATCCGGAAGTGCAGCCCCGGGTTATAGCTCCGGTCAGGCGTTGACCATCATGCAACAGGTATTCGAGCAGGAACTAGGCAACACATTCGGTTACGAATGGACCGGACTGGCCTACCAGGAAGAGAGTGCGGGATCGACCACGACAATGATTTTCATACTCGCCATTCTCGTGGCTTTCCTCATTCTCGCTGCTCAATATGAAAGCTGGACCTCGCCGTTTGCCGTGATCATGGGACTACCCATTGCCCTATTGGGGGTTGTCATCGGGTATCTCGTGATGAATCTTCCGATCAGCGTCTACACCCAAATCGGTATCATCCTGTTAATCGCTCTAACCGCCAAGAATGCCATCTTGATCGTGGAATTTGCCCGAGACTATCGAGCCGCCGGGAAACCGATCTCCGAGGCAGCCATTGAGGCCGGAAAGGTTCGGCTACGTCCAATCTTAATGACCTCATTCGCTTTCATCCTCGGTGTTTTCCCTCTGGTCATCTCCACCGGAGCCGGGGCTGCAAGTCGAATCTCGTTAGGGATAGCCGTTTTCGCCGGGATGTTGATGACCTCGTTGGTGGGTACACTTTTCATGCCCAATTTTTACTATGTCATGCAGTCTTTACAAGAACGACTAACCCGAAAGAAACAGAAATCCTAA
- a CDS encoding efflux RND transporter periplasmic adaptor subunit, translated as MKAFSIICVISILLLAGCGKSKKQQETAPTPSVAVDHPQLRTVVYTFEYPGYLQAEQTVNLVARVSGYLESYQFTPGQRVREGQTLFVIEPQPYKDKVTQAEANVESSKSKLAYTKASYERMQEAVKTKAISEIDYLQAQSDYGEALAAYEEARSQLSLANIDLSYCIVKAPFTGRISRNMVDPGNMVGTDASNSALATIYKDNQMYLYFNMAYPDFARLPKNTPSALPVTIQDVNNPEKTWIAALDYSSPNIDLNTGTLNLRAIARNPNGELLSGMYVKVIVPYKSVPKAIVIPEASLGTNQGGRYVYLVGPDDTIVFRQVEVGVLTPDGMREITSGLTLEDRYVTKALINVRPGMKINPIL; from the coding sequence ATGAAAGCATTTTCCATTATTTGCGTTATTTCTATTCTTCTTTTGGCCGGATGTGGCAAATCGAAGAAACAACAGGAAACAGCTCCAACACCCTCGGTTGCCGTTGATCATCCGCAGTTGCGCACGGTGGTCTATACATTTGAGTACCCGGGGTATCTACAAGCGGAACAAACGGTCAATCTCGTGGCACGGGTTTCGGGCTACTTGGAATCTTATCAATTCACTCCCGGACAACGGGTTCGCGAAGGGCAAACTCTTTTCGTGATTGAACCGCAACCTTATAAAGATAAAGTGACACAAGCCGAGGCAAACGTGGAAAGTAGTAAATCGAAACTTGCCTACACGAAAGCATCTTACGAACGGATGCAGGAGGCCGTGAAGACCAAAGCGATCAGTGAGATAGACTACCTTCAAGCCCAATCCGACTATGGAGAAGCCCTTGCAGCTTACGAAGAGGCTCGGAGCCAGTTAAGCCTGGCCAATATAGACCTTTCATACTGTATCGTGAAAGCACCTTTTACCGGGCGAATCTCCCGGAACATGGTCGATCCGGGCAACATGGTCGGAACAGATGCCAGTAATTCGGCTCTAGCCACCATATACAAGGACAACCAAATGTATCTCTATTTCAACATGGCTTACCCGGACTTTGCCCGGTTACCCAAGAATACCCCGTCTGCCCTCCCGGTCACCATACAAGACGTGAATAATCCGGAAAAGACTTGGATCGCCGCTCTGGATTACAGTTCCCCGAACATTGACCTCAACACGGGAACCCTCAACCTGCGAGCCATTGCCCGTAACCCGAACGGGGAACTTCTTAGCGGGATGTACGTGAAAGTCATTGTCCCCTACAAAAGTGTCCCGAAAGCGATTGTCATTCCGGAAGCATCCCTCGGTACCAATCAAGGCGGACGCTATGTTTATCTCGTGGGACCGGATGACACAATCGTCTTCCGTCAAGTGGAAGTCGGAGTACTCACTCCCGATGGGATGCGGGAAATCACCAGTGGTCTCACTTTGGAAGACCGCTACGTGACCAAAGCCCTCATCAACGTACGTCCGGGAATGAAAATCAATCCCATTCTGTGA